One genomic segment of Kiritimatiella glycovorans includes these proteins:
- the ftsH gene encoding ATP-dependent zinc metalloprotease FtsH: protein MAEQKEQHRRKKQDNQDPSPPAPSGVGNLGLWRWILAFLLIWAVTSVFQRMMARRAERVPVSYTVFKQQVRTGNVERVTLQGPEIRGEFESPYHPPAPEQADTERTKEGFGRFRTTRPPVEDPDLIPLLEEKGVGIEAKAVKQQEWIGMLLLMLPWLLLIGYFVYAGRKMRRQMGGGGAGGGPAGLFNIGQSKARRVQKSMCRDRYDDVAGNENAKRDLREIVDYLKDPGKFTALGAHIPKGVLLTGPPGTGKTLLARATAGEAEVPFFSISGSEFIEMFVGVGASRVRNMFKQAKDSAPAIIFIDEIDSIGRSRGTGLGGGHDEREQTLNQILSEMDGFEPHESVVVISATNRPDVLDPALTRPGRFDRRIVLEPPAREAREKILGIHAREVPLAEEVDLSNVAARTVGFSGADLRNLVNEAALMAGRRERKQVTTEDFEDARDKLMLGARREETLEEEEKRRIAWHESGHALLAELLEHTDPLEKVTIIPRGRALGVTEQSPEIERHQYVKDYLLDRICSALGGRAAEEVVFGDTSNGAASDLDQVTRIARHMVCRWGMSKKIGPMTLGGEQSNVFLGREITQQKEYSEETAKRVDDEVRRIVSEMEERAVDLLRRNRARLDALAQTLLEEETVPRSRIRQLLEETPPEGDHA from the coding sequence ATGGCAGAACAGAAAGAGCAGCACAGACGAAAAAAGCAGGACAACCAGGACCCATCCCCTCCTGCACCGTCCGGTGTCGGCAACTTAGGGCTCTGGCGCTGGATTCTGGCCTTTCTGCTCATCTGGGCGGTCACGTCCGTTTTTCAGCGGATGATGGCCCGCCGGGCGGAACGGGTTCCTGTTTCCTACACCGTGTTCAAGCAGCAGGTGCGCACAGGCAACGTGGAACGCGTCACCCTTCAAGGACCCGAAATCCGGGGCGAATTCGAGTCGCCGTACCACCCCCCGGCTCCCGAACAGGCCGACACCGAACGGACAAAAGAGGGCTTCGGGCGCTTCCGGACCACCCGCCCGCCCGTGGAAGACCCCGACCTGATCCCGCTTCTTGAAGAAAAGGGCGTGGGAATCGAGGCGAAGGCCGTGAAGCAGCAGGAATGGATCGGCATGCTGCTGCTGATGCTTCCCTGGCTGCTGCTGATCGGCTATTTCGTCTACGCCGGCCGGAAGATGCGCCGGCAGATGGGCGGAGGGGGCGCCGGGGGAGGTCCCGCGGGCCTGTTCAATATCGGCCAGTCCAAAGCGCGCCGCGTGCAGAAGTCGATGTGCCGCGACCGGTACGACGACGTGGCAGGCAACGAAAACGCCAAACGCGATCTGCGTGAGATCGTCGACTACCTGAAAGACCCGGGAAAGTTCACCGCGCTCGGCGCGCACATCCCCAAGGGCGTACTGCTCACAGGCCCGCCCGGGACCGGCAAAACCCTGCTGGCGCGGGCGACGGCCGGCGAGGCGGAAGTGCCTTTTTTCAGCATCAGCGGCTCTGAATTCATCGAAATGTTCGTCGGTGTGGGCGCCTCACGCGTGCGTAACATGTTCAAGCAGGCCAAGGACAGCGCACCGGCGATTATCTTCATCGACGAGATCGACTCGATCGGACGGTCGCGCGGCACCGGGCTCGGCGGCGGACACGACGAGCGCGAACAGACGCTGAACCAGATCCTCTCGGAGATGGACGGATTCGAGCCGCATGAGTCCGTGGTCGTGATCTCCGCGACCAACCGGCCGGACGTGCTCGACCCGGCCCTGACGCGACCCGGCCGTTTCGACCGCCGGATCGTCCTGGAACCCCCGGCGCGCGAGGCACGGGAGAAGATCCTCGGCATCCACGCCCGCGAGGTACCGCTGGCGGAGGAAGTCGATCTCAGTAACGTCGCCGCGCGCACGGTGGGCTTTTCCGGGGCCGACCTGCGGAACCTCGTCAACGAGGCCGCCCTGATGGCGGGCCGCCGAGAACGCAAGCAGGTGACCACGGAGGACTTCGAGGACGCGCGCGACAAGCTCATGCTCGGCGCCCGGCGCGAGGAGACGCTGGAAGAGGAGGAGAAGAGACGCATCGCCTGGCATGAGAGCGGCCATGCGCTGCTCGCCGAGCTGCTCGAGCATACCGACCCGCTGGAAAAGGTCACCATCATCCCCCGCGGCCGGGCGCTGGGGGTTACCGAGCAGTCGCCGGAAATCGAGCGCCACCAGTATGTGAAAGACTACCTGCTCGACCGGATCTGCTCAGCGCTGGGCGGACGCGCCGCCGAAGAAGTGGTTTTCGGCGACACCTCGAACGGGGCGGCGTCCGATCTCGACCAGGTCACCCGCATCGCCCGCCACATGGTCTGCCGCTGGGGCATGAGTAAGAAAATCGGGCCGATGACCCTCGGCGGTGAACAGTCGAACGTCTTTCTCGGCCGCGAGATCACCCAGCAGAAAGAGTACAGCGAAGAGACCGCGAAACGGGTCGACGACGAGGTGCGCCGGATCGTGAGCGAAATGGAGGAGCGCGCCGTGGACCTGCTCCGCCGAAACCGCGCCCGTCTGGATGCGCTCGCCCAGACACTGCTCGAGGAGGAGACGGTGCCCCGATCGCGCATCAGGCAACTCCTTGAGGAGACCCCGCCCGAAGGGGACCACGCATAG
- a CDS encoding 8-oxo-dGTP diphosphatase, with protein MMTLQDIDWEHWTPVEDATLLFVIRGGRILLIHKKRGFGAGKINGPGGRIEPGETPEECALREVEEELRIRPLNVDYAGLLQFQFVDGFSIRGHVYRAADFEGTPVETDEAIPLWCETDALPFERMWADDPVWFPHLLAGRRFSGRFIFEGERMVEYRVVEEEEEFECET; from the coding sequence ATGATGACGCTGCAGGACATTGACTGGGAACACTGGACGCCGGTGGAGGACGCGACCCTGCTGTTCGTCATCCGCGGCGGGCGGATCCTCCTGATTCACAAAAAGCGCGGATTCGGCGCCGGCAAGATCAACGGACCCGGCGGACGCATCGAACCCGGCGAGACTCCGGAAGAATGTGCGCTGCGTGAAGTTGAAGAAGAACTGCGCATCCGTCCTCTGAACGTGGATTACGCCGGCCTGCTTCAGTTTCAGTTCGTCGACGGCTTTTCAATCCGCGGCCACGTCTATCGAGCCGCGGATTTCGAGGGCACGCCTGTGGAGACGGACGAGGCGATCCCGCTCTGGTGCGAGACCGACGCCCTGCCCTTTGAGCGGATGTGGGCCGACGACCCCGTCTGGTTCCCCCACCTCCTCGCCGGACGCAGATTCTCCGGCCGGTTTATTTTCGAGGGAGAGCGGATGGTCGAGTACCGGGTGGTGGAGGAGGAGGAAGAGTTTGAGTGCGAAACCTGA
- a CDS encoding type II toxin-antitoxin system RelE family toxin: protein MPRPVEGGLSDFRIFETGEFQKKLGKLPPDANRFVERKLTEHVYPQLRQNPFLGPNIKKLKGYDPATWRYRIGKYRLFFMVDQAERVIFMLSVDNRRDAYR, encoded by the coding sequence ATGCCAAGGCCGGTCGAGGGCGGTTTGTCTGATTTCCGGATATTCGAGACCGGGGAATTCCAGAAGAAGCTTGGCAAGCTCCCCCCCGATGCAAACCGGTTTGTCGAGAGAAAGCTGACGGAGCATGTCTACCCCCAGCTTCGCCAGAACCCCTTCCTCGGCCCCAATATCAAAAAACTCAAAGGATACGATCCCGCCACCTGGCGGTATCGCATCGGCAAGTACCGGCTGTTCTTCATGGTTGACCAGGCTGAACGCGTTATTTTCATGCTCTCAGTCGATAATCGGCGCGACGCCTACAGGTAG
- a CDS encoding sodium:calcium antiporter: MVSWLQFPAVLAAAFVLTAAVVVRAGVRLSLYGDALSERTKIGAGLIGLIFLAAVTSLPELAVSVASVVRAGFNAQGLAGADRVRALSAGADLATGNMLGSNVFNLMILVVLDAIRRSEPVLARVNPRHLRSAFSGLILLGLFAAAFAFDRRNGLAIPLLGTGWLIPLLPLAYVYMVRGYQRREPPRPPEMKAVESRLIGMPAAAFYGRLLALALVIVLGGAVLSALADRMALPPELGGFGLKQSFIGTLFLAIATSLPELVVCAAAVRYGFVDMAVGNVLGSNMFNLLILFVADIALRGEALLYYAAGDHWLTALEVLLLTLLLIAAVRRPGRRTFLRLGIYSWLMLVVYVVFAGMLY, encoded by the coding sequence ATGGTTTCCTGGCTTCAATTTCCGGCGGTCCTCGCGGCCGCGTTTGTGCTGACCGCGGCCGTCGTGGTGCGGGCGGGCGTGCGACTCAGCCTGTACGGCGACGCGCTCAGCGAACGCACGAAAATCGGCGCCGGGCTGATCGGGCTGATTTTTCTCGCGGCGGTGACGAGTCTTCCCGAACTGGCGGTGTCCGTGGCCTCCGTCGTGCGGGCGGGCTTCAATGCGCAGGGACTTGCCGGCGCCGACCGCGTACGGGCCCTTTCCGCCGGGGCCGACCTCGCGACGGGAAATATGCTCGGCTCCAACGTGTTCAACCTGATGATCCTGGTCGTGCTCGACGCGATCCGGCGCAGTGAACCTGTCCTTGCCCGCGTCAACCCGCGCCACCTGAGGTCGGCCTTTTCGGGACTGATCCTGCTGGGGCTGTTTGCCGCCGCGTTCGCGTTCGACCGGAGAAACGGTCTCGCGATCCCGCTGCTCGGCACGGGATGGCTTATACCGCTGCTTCCGCTCGCGTACGTATACATGGTTCGCGGCTACCAGCGGCGCGAGCCGCCCCGGCCGCCCGAAATGAAGGCGGTCGAGTCGCGCCTGATCGGAATGCCGGCCGCCGCGTTTTATGGCCGACTGCTGGCGCTGGCGCTGGTGATCGTCCTCGGCGGCGCCGTGCTCTCGGCGCTGGCGGACCGCATGGCCCTTCCGCCGGAGCTGGGCGGCTTCGGTCTGAAACAGAGTTTCATCGGTACGCTTTTTCTCGCGATCGCCACCAGCCTCCCCGAGCTGGTGGTGTGCGCCGCCGCGGTGCGCTACGGTTTCGTGGATATGGCTGTGGGCAACGTGCTCGGAAGCAATATGTTCAACCTGCTGATCCTTTTCGTCGCCGATATCGCGCTGCGGGGCGAGGCGCTGCTCTATTACGCGGCAGGCGATCACTGGCTGACCGCGCTCGAAGTATTGCTCCTTACCCTCCTGCTCATCGCCGCCGTCCGCCGCCCCGGCCGCCGCACCTTCCTCCGGCTGGGTATCTATTCGTGGTTGATGCTCGTGGTCTACGTGGTGTTCGCGGGGATGCTTTATTGA
- the rfaD gene encoding ADP-glyceromanno-heptose 6-epimerase: MNGNTELRYIVTGGAGFIGSNLVRALNERGETNILIVDRLGSGLKWRNLNGLEFEDFIDKDAFLETLPDIPWMGLEAVYHLGACSSTTEADADYLMRNNYAYTRQLCEACLRAGTRFVYASSAATYGDGSRGYSDRHESTPAYRPLNMYGYSKHRFDLWALRHEALDRVAGIKYFNVYGPGEAHKGDMRSMIHKAWGQVRERGEVRLFRSHRSEYADGEQVRDFVHVGDAVDLTLWLGDHPEINGLYNCGTGRARSWNDLARAVFESMGRKPHIRYIDMPESIRPNYQYYTEADLTKLREAGYRQAFTALEDGIRSYVRDHLESAGAE; the protein is encoded by the coding sequence ATGAACGGTAACACGGAACTCAGATACATCGTCACCGGTGGAGCGGGCTTCATCGGCTCCAACCTGGTGCGGGCGCTGAACGAACGCGGCGAGACGAACATCCTGATCGTCGACCGGCTGGGCAGCGGCCTGAAGTGGCGGAATCTCAACGGACTCGAATTCGAGGATTTCATCGACAAGGATGCCTTCCTCGAGACCCTGCCCGATATCCCCTGGATGGGGCTGGAGGCGGTGTATCACCTGGGCGCCTGCTCCTCCACCACGGAGGCCGACGCGGACTACCTGATGCGCAACAACTACGCGTACACCCGTCAGCTGTGCGAGGCCTGTCTGCGCGCGGGGACCCGCTTCGTCTACGCGTCCAGCGCGGCCACCTATGGCGACGGATCGCGCGGTTACTCCGACCGCCACGAGAGCACGCCGGCCTATCGCCCGCTCAATATGTACGGTTATTCAAAGCACCGCTTCGATCTATGGGCCCTGCGCCACGAAGCGCTCGATCGCGTGGCCGGCATCAAATACTTCAACGTCTACGGCCCCGGCGAGGCCCACAAGGGCGATATGCGCTCGATGATCCACAAGGCGTGGGGGCAGGTGCGCGAACGGGGCGAGGTGCGGCTCTTCCGGTCCCACCGTTCGGAATACGCGGACGGGGAGCAGGTGCGCGATTTCGTGCATGTCGGCGATGCGGTGGATCTCACGCTCTGGCTCGGCGATCATCCGGAGATCAACGGCCTCTATAACTGCGGTACCGGACGGGCTCGGAGCTGGAACGACCTCGCGCGCGCGGTGTTCGAGTCCATGGGGCGTAAACCGCATATCCGCTATATCGACATGCCCGAATCGATCCGGCCGAATTACCAGTATTACACGGAGGCGGACCTGACCAAGCTGCGCGAAGCGGGATACCGGCAGGCGTTCACAGCGCTGGAGGACGGGATCCGCAGCTACGTGCGGGACCATCTTGAGTCCGCCGGTGCGGAGTAG
- a CDS encoding CopG family ribbon-helix-helix protein, whose translation MSKTVTLRLPESTYERFRTLAQRENRPLSNFIETAASRYIETEQFVDEFEMEEIEANVDLNRSLKRGIKDAKAGRGRFV comes from the coding sequence ATGTCAAAGACGGTAACCCTGAGACTGCCCGAATCGACCTACGAGCGGTTCCGCACCCTGGCCCAGCGTGAAAATCGGCCCCTCTCGAACTTCATCGAGACTGCGGCGTCGCGCTATATCGAGACAGAGCAGTTCGTGGACGAGTTCGAAATGGAGGAAATTGAAGCGAACGTCGATCTGAACCGCAGTCTGAAGCGCGGAATCAAGGATGCCAAGGCCGGTCGAGGGCGGTTTGTCTGA
- a CDS encoding CCA tRNA nucleotidyltransferase, whose translation MNEPTHPAYETALRVLATLREAGHKAWFAGGSVRDRLLGREAKDYDVATDALPSRVEELFSRTVAVGKSFGVIAVVEDDIQIEVTTFRSEDQYEDGRRPGSVTPTTPEEDAQRRDFTINGLFYDPVADRVIDYVGGREDLARGLVRAIGDPGERFGEDHLRMLRAVRFAATLEFEIETRTREAIRALAGRIDRISAERIEIELTRTLTESPRPGRALCTLLDTGLLAEVIPEAVPMVGQEQPPEFHPEGDVFTHTCLMLDRMGAGVKEPGVDRAELAWALLLHDVGKPPACVHSQWPDGRPRLRFDRHARISADMAEAVMRRLKMPAKRIRNVVTAIDRHMRFMHVEEMRESKLRRWMAEPVFPLELELHRLDCEGSHGDMSCYRRVMDLREKISREPVLPEPWVNGRDLIAMGLEPGPGIGELLDEAFERQLEGEAASREELLAWLRERVAQKSNQARKPD comes from the coding sequence ATGAACGAGCCGACACATCCTGCTTATGAGACGGCGTTGCGCGTGCTCGCGACGCTGCGCGAGGCGGGTCATAAGGCCTGGTTCGCGGGCGGCTCCGTGCGCGACCGCCTGCTCGGCCGCGAAGCCAAGGACTACGACGTGGCCACGGACGCCCTCCCCTCGCGCGTGGAGGAACTTTTCTCGCGCACAGTGGCCGTCGGCAAATCGTTCGGCGTGATCGCCGTGGTCGAAGACGACATCCAGATCGAGGTCACGACGTTCCGCAGCGAAGACCAGTACGAGGACGGCCGACGGCCGGGCTCCGTCACGCCGACGACGCCGGAAGAGGATGCGCAGCGGCGCGATTTTACGATTAACGGCCTCTTCTACGACCCGGTCGCGGACAGGGTTATCGATTACGTGGGCGGACGCGAAGACCTTGCACGCGGCCTGGTCCGGGCGATCGGAGACCCCGGGGAGCGGTTCGGCGAAGATCACCTGCGCATGCTGCGCGCCGTCCGCTTCGCCGCGACGCTGGAATTCGAGATCGAAACGCGGACGCGTGAAGCCATTCGAGCGCTGGCGGGGCGGATCGACCGCATCAGCGCCGAGCGGATCGAAATCGAGCTGACCCGCACCCTGACCGAATCGCCGCGCCCCGGCCGGGCCCTGTGCACCCTGCTGGATACCGGGCTGCTCGCCGAGGTGATCCCCGAGGCGGTCCCCATGGTCGGCCAGGAGCAGCCTCCTGAGTTTCACCCGGAGGGCGACGTGTTTACCCATACCTGTCTCATGCTGGACCGGATGGGAGCCGGTGTGAAAGAGCCGGGGGTCGACCGGGCCGAACTCGCCTGGGCCCTACTGCTGCACGACGTCGGCAAGCCGCCCGCCTGCGTCCATTCGCAGTGGCCCGACGGAAGACCGCGGCTTCGTTTCGACCGCCACGCCCGGATAAGCGCGGACATGGCCGAGGCGGTCATGCGCCGGCTGAAAATGCCCGCGAAGCGCATCCGGAACGTGGTCACCGCCATTGATCGTCACATGCGTTTCATGCATGTCGAAGAGATGCGCGAGTCGAAACTGCGCCGCTGGATGGCGGAGCCGGTCTTTCCGCTGGAACTCGAACTGCACCGGCTCGACTGCGAGGGGAGTCATGGAGACATGAGCTGCTACCGGCGCGTGATGGATCTGCGCGAAAAGATCAGCCGCGAACCGGTACTCCCCGAACCCTGGGTCAACGGACGCGACCTGATCGCGATGGGACTGGAACCGGGTCCGGGGATCGGGGAGCTGCTGGACGAGGCCTTCGAGCGTCAGCTTGAGGGCGAGGCGGCCTCGCGCGAAGAGCTGCTGGCATGGCTGCGGGAACGCGTCGCGCAGAAATCGAACCAAGCCCGCAAGCCGGATTAA
- a CDS encoding MBL fold metallo-hydrolase encodes MKLTFLGTGTSHGIPMIGCHCPVCSSKDPRNRRRRCSLHVEAGDLSMLFDTPPDLREQALSCGVERVDAVFITHAHADHIFGFDDLRRYSQMQRRRLPVHASAETLRLLERRFEYVHSEGHSFGAVPWVDFRPMDAPVRLSAGSGEAVVRPLPVLHGPAQIYGYRIDADRAAVAYIPDCSGIPDATAALLDDLDVLILDTLRPEPHPTHFGLEQSLAAARRLRPRVFCPTHITHHFDHDELQSRLPEWGVVPCDGMEVELPFT; translated from the coding sequence ATGAAGCTCACGTTTCTGGGGACGGGGACTTCGCACGGGATCCCGATGATCGGCTGCCACTGTCCGGTCTGCAGCTCGAAGGACCCGAGAAACCGCCGGCGGAGGTGCAGTCTCCACGTGGAGGCGGGCGACCTCTCTATGCTCTTCGACACGCCGCCGGATCTGCGCGAGCAGGCCCTGAGCTGCGGGGTGGAGCGCGTGGATGCCGTCTTCATCACCCACGCGCACGCCGATCACATATTCGGTTTCGACGACCTGCGCCGCTACAGCCAGATGCAGCGCCGGCGCCTTCCCGTCCACGCTTCGGCCGAAACGCTTCGCCTGCTGGAGAGAAGATTCGAGTATGTGCATTCGGAAGGCCATTCGTTCGGCGCCGTGCCCTGGGTCGATTTCCGGCCGATGGATGCTCCCGTCCGGCTGTCCGCCGGATCGGGCGAGGCCGTAGTGCGCCCGCTCCCGGTCCTGCACGGCCCGGCACAGATCTACGGGTACCGGATCGACGCGGACCGCGCGGCGGTCGCCTATATCCCGGACTGCAGCGGCATCCCGGACGCAACCGCGGCGCTGCTGGACGATCTGGACGTCCTGATCCTCGACACCCTGCGCCCGGAGCCGCATCCCACGCACTTCGGGCTGGAGCAGAGTCTCGCCGCCGCGCGCCGTCTCCGGCCGCGGGTGTTCTGCCCGACCCACATCACGCACCATTTCGATCACGACGAGCTGCAGTCGCGGCTCCCGGAGTGGGGGGTCGTGCCCTGCGACGGCATGGAGGTCGAGCTGCCCTTTACCTGA